CACGAACCAGCCGATCAGCGCCTGCTTGCCGGCGCGGTAGCTGGCCACGTTGCCCGGGTTGGCAGCCACGATCTCCTCGCCCAGGGCGCGCAGCTCGCCTTCGTCGCTGACCTGGGCCAGGCCCTCGGCCTCCACGATGTCCGCGGGCGCGCCGTCGCCTGCCTGCACCCTGGCCAGCAACGCCTTGCCGGTCGGCGTGTTCACCTTGCCTTCGTCCATCAGCTTGAGGATCTCGGCCAGGTAAGCGGGCGTCAGCTTGAGCTCGCTGGCGCTCAGGCCTCTTTCGTTCAGCATCGCGAGGATGTCGTTCATCAGCCAGTTGGAAACGCGCTTGGGATCGCCACCGTAGCTGGCGACGGCGGCCTCGTAGTAGTCCGAGAGGGCGCGCTCGCCGCTGAGGATGTCGGCGTCGTATTCCGGCAGGCCGTATTGGGCGGTGAAGCGCGCCCGGCGGGCCAGGGGTAGCTCCGGCAAGCCGGCCTGCACCGCGGCGCGCCGGGCCTCGTCCAGGGTCACTGGCAGCAGGTCGGGCTCGCGGAAGTAGCGGTAATCGGCCTCGGTTTCCTTGCTGCGCATCTTGCTTAGCGTCCCCGTGTTCTCGTCCCAGCCCAGCGTCCAAGGCTGGATCTCTTCGCCATTCTCCACCGCGCGGATCTGGCGTTCGATCTCGGTTTCAATCGCTGAGCGCAGCGAGTCGATCGAGTTGACGTTCTTGATCTCGGTCTTGGTGTTGAGCTCCTTGCTGCCCACCGGGCGGATCGAGACGTTGCCATCGGCGCGCAGATGGCCCTTCTCCATGTCGGCTTCGGAGATGCCCAGCCAGCGCAGCAGCTGGCGCAGGCGGATCAGGTACTGCGCCGCCTCCTCGGCGGAGCGCAGGTCCGGCCCGGTGACCATCTCGACCAGCGGCACGCCGCAGCGGTTGAAATCGATCAGGCGGCCCCCGTCGGCGCGGTGCACCGTCTTGCCGGCGTCTTCCTCGATGTGCAATTTGTGAATGCTTACCCGGCGCACGCCGTCGGCGGTGGGCACGTCCATGCCCCCGCCGCGGGCCAGCGGTTGGTCATATTGCGAGATCTGGTAGCCCTTGGGCAGGTCGGGGTAGAAGTAGTTCTTGCGGTCGAAATAGGAGACCGGATTCAGTTCGGCGCCCATTGCCGCAGCCAGCACGGCGGCCTTTTCCACGGCGCCCCAGTTGAGCACCGGCAGCACGCCGGGCAGCCCGGAGCACACGGGACAAATGTTGGTGTTGGGCGGGTCGCCCCAGGAGTCAGCCTTGCAGGCGCAGAAGATTTTGCTAGCGGTGTTGAGCTGAATGTGGGTTTCCAGACCGATGACGGCTTCGTAGGCGGGCATGAGGGGATTTTACCAGTGCCAGGAATTAGCCCTCGGCCAGAACTAAGGACAGGTGACCCTTGTTCCTCGGCGCACAATT
The Anaerolineales bacterium DNA segment above includes these coding regions:
- the gatB gene encoding Asp-tRNA(Asn)/Glu-tRNA(Gln) amidotransferase subunit GatB: MPAYEAVIGLETHIQLNTASKIFCACKADSWGDPPNTNICPVCSGLPGVLPVLNWGAVEKAAVLAAAMGAELNPVSYFDRKNYFYPDLPKGYQISQYDQPLARGGGMDVPTADGVRRVSIHKLHIEEDAGKTVHRADGGRLIDFNRCGVPLVEMVTGPDLRSAEEAAQYLIRLRQLLRWLGISEADMEKGHLRADGNVSIRPVGSKELNTKTEIKNVNSIDSLRSAIETEIERQIRAVENGEEIQPWTLGWDENTGTLSKMRSKETEADYRYFREPDLLPVTLDEARRAAVQAGLPELPLARRARFTAQYGLPEYDADILSGERALSDYYEAAVASYGGDPKRVSNWLMNDILAMLNERGLSASELKLTPAYLAEILKLMDEGKVNTPTGKALLARVQAGDGAPADIVEAEGLAQVSDEGELRALGEEIVAANPGNVASYRAGKQALIGWFV